Proteins encoded within one genomic window of Coraliomargarita sinensis:
- a CDS encoding adenylate/guanylate cyclase domain-containing protein, with protein sequence MSRTRQLIAYAVLIAMSAGLWVALSLSGLLDGVEQEALRWRYLVRGEKVSGAPIVFVNVDPKTVAKMGDKPWDRLNFAQTVEALLGPGKARAVGVDIIFSPMGTGSLLDVKRARKGDLRFGQVVARYSDKLVLAAAYTGTSGGLSELPLRRNGFTDPPDVPFPEAPTFPIITFDTGRLGLANVDEELNRGDVPHMLPAIIEAEGEGFSRHLINGQRRYFYHILNDPEIVLEGGNMQLKDADGFALDPIPAHSSHRLLSLGLEVFLAAHDLDSEAVEWSGSALRIRREGSIFREIPLIQGQTIEVNWFRDWADQGAGLHYSMADVLEAANTLGAAAAAGDAAAVSEWEAWFERFHDKVIFIGGVDATLKDLAPTPFSRAPMPKVGLHANVYRTVQEQAYVSRVQGIGSSLIVFLLTIMVSVLILWSGRGRVWTRAGGVVALLAYTGLVFYAFNYGSCILPLIAPVGGAATATLLVVVFKLSVEEWQRRRIKTLFGAYVSPSLVEEMVESERDPELGGTEVQVTALFSDVEGFSAISEELSPSDLVALMNEYLGAMTQTFQEQQGTLDKYIGDAIVTMFGMPYPVEDHAIKACYSAVRMQERHAELRLHWAQEGKWPEKVLKMRTRIGINTGEAVIGNMGSKMRFTYTMMGDSVNLAARCESGAKSYGVYTMITEDTLKAALAHGGSLDYRKLDRIIVKGRSQPVDIFELWDGTLDEAKRKSCKKAYEEALDAYFAGRWESALSGFEASLPHEPCREFAPTTPSEVLAARCREFIEHGAPDPWDGVYRMTSK encoded by the coding sequence GTGAGCCGGACCAGACAACTCATCGCCTACGCGGTACTCATTGCCATGTCTGCCGGGCTCTGGGTTGCTCTAAGCCTATCCGGTCTCTTGGACGGTGTGGAGCAGGAGGCTCTTCGTTGGCGTTACCTTGTGCGTGGGGAGAAAGTCTCGGGGGCACCGATTGTTTTCGTCAATGTGGATCCGAAGACGGTGGCCAAAATGGGAGATAAGCCTTGGGACCGTTTAAATTTCGCCCAGACGGTCGAGGCCCTGCTTGGACCCGGAAAGGCTCGGGCGGTTGGGGTCGATATTATTTTCTCGCCCATGGGCACCGGCTCTTTGCTCGACGTAAAGCGGGCGCGGAAAGGTGATCTGCGCTTCGGGCAAGTGGTGGCTCGCTACTCCGATAAGTTGGTACTTGCGGCAGCCTACACGGGCACAAGCGGAGGTCTGTCGGAATTACCCCTTCGCCGTAATGGGTTTACGGATCCGCCGGACGTGCCTTTCCCGGAGGCGCCGACATTTCCCATTATTACATTTGATACCGGTCGCCTGGGGTTGGCCAACGTGGATGAAGAGCTCAACCGGGGCGATGTGCCCCACATGCTCCCCGCGATTATTGAGGCCGAGGGCGAAGGCTTTAGTCGGCATTTGATTAACGGGCAGCGGCGTTATTTTTACCATATTCTCAACGATCCGGAAATCGTGCTGGAGGGTGGCAATATGCAATTAAAGGACGCCGATGGATTTGCGCTCGATCCGATCCCGGCTCATAGCTCGCATCGGCTGCTAAGTTTGGGTTTGGAAGTTTTTCTTGCTGCTCATGACCTTGATTCAGAAGCAGTCGAGTGGTCCGGGAGTGCTCTGCGCATCCGCAGGGAGGGCTCGATCTTTCGCGAAATACCGCTGATCCAGGGGCAGACGATTGAGGTCAATTGGTTCAGGGACTGGGCGGACCAAGGCGCCGGGCTACACTACAGCATGGCGGATGTGCTCGAAGCGGCCAATACGCTTGGGGCGGCGGCCGCGGCAGGCGATGCTGCCGCAGTATCCGAGTGGGAGGCTTGGTTCGAGCGCTTCCACGACAAGGTTATTTTTATCGGGGGTGTGGATGCCACCTTAAAGGACCTCGCGCCCACGCCTTTTAGCCGTGCGCCTATGCCCAAGGTCGGGCTGCACGCCAACGTCTACCGAACCGTTCAAGAGCAGGCTTATGTTTCCCGGGTTCAAGGGATCGGTTCGTCTCTGATTGTTTTTCTCCTCACCATCATGGTGTCGGTCCTGATTCTGTGGAGCGGCCGGGGGCGGGTGTGGACCCGTGCCGGAGGCGTGGTTGCGCTTCTCGCTTACACCGGTCTGGTTTTTTATGCCTTTAATTACGGGTCCTGTATCCTGCCGCTGATCGCGCCGGTGGGTGGTGCCGCGACTGCAACTTTGCTTGTCGTCGTTTTTAAGTTGAGCGTGGAGGAGTGGCAGCGTCGGCGTATCAAAACGCTCTTCGGGGCCTATGTTTCGCCCAGCCTCGTCGAGGAAATGGTGGAGTCGGAGCGCGACCCCGAGCTTGGAGGCACGGAAGTCCAGGTCACTGCGCTCTTTTCCGATGTTGAGGGCTTCTCCGCGATCTCGGAGGAACTCAGTCCGAGTGATCTCGTGGCACTGATGAATGAATACCTGGGCGCCATGACCCAAACCTTTCAGGAGCAGCAGGGTACCCTGGATAAATATATTGGCGATGCCATCGTCACCATGTTCGGGATGCCTTACCCGGTCGAAGATCATGCCATTAAGGCATGCTACTCGGCCGTACGGATGCAGGAGCGGCATGCCGAATTGCGTCTGCACTGGGCGCAGGAAGGTAAATGGCCGGAGAAGGTGCTGAAGATGCGCACGCGCATTGGCATTAATACCGGTGAGGCTGTTATCGGCAACATGGGCAGCAAGATGCGATTCACCTATACCATGATGGGCGACTCGGTGAATCTCGCCGCCCGCTGCGAAAGCGGGGCCAAGAGCTACGGTGTCTATACCATGATCACTGAAGACACCCTGAAGGCCGCTCTGGCGCACGGCGGCAGCCTGGATTACCGCAAATTGGACCGAATCATCGTCAAGGGTCGCAGCCAGCCGGTCGATATCTTCGAGCTCTGGGACGGTACCTTGGACGAAGCCAAGCGAAAGTCCTGCAAGAAGGCCTATGAGGAAGCTCTGGACGCTTATTTCGCCGGGCGGTGGGAATCGGCATTATCCGGTTTCGAGGCCAGCCTGCCGCATGAGCCGTGCCGCGAGTTTGCCCCGACCACTCCTTCCGAGGTCCTTGCGGCCCGCTGCCGGGAATTTATCGAGCACGGCGCGCCCGATCCCTGGGACGGCGTCTATCGCATGACCTCAAAATAG
- a CDS encoding rhodanese-like domain-containing protein has product MNKEISATHAAKLRDTDPKVTFLDVREDSELAICRIEGALHIPMGEIPERADSLPKDETMVVFCHHGMRSANVQQYLEAKGFKKVLNLAGGIHSWSLEVDPGTPRY; this is encoded by the coding sequence ATGAACAAGGAAATCAGTGCGACCCACGCGGCTAAATTACGTGATACCGACCCGAAGGTGACCTTTCTCGATGTGCGGGAAGACTCGGAGCTGGCCATCTGCCGGATCGAGGGGGCCTTGCACATTCCGATGGGCGAGATTCCGGAGCGGGCGGATTCGCTGCCAAAAGACGAAACCATGGTGGTTTTTTGCCACCACGGCATGCGCAGTGCCAACGTACAGCAGTATCTGGAAGCCAAGGGCTTTAAGAAAGTTTTGAATCTGGCCGGGGGCATTCACAGCTGGTCGCTGGAAGTGGATCCCGGGACGCCGCGGTATTGA
- the kdsB gene encoding 3-deoxy-manno-octulosonate cytidylyltransferase — protein sequence MPTRLTSSRFPRKLLHPVQGKPVILWTAERIREVAPEFPLYFAVDDAELEDCLGAAGYQTVMTRPDHPSGTDRLAEANASVGASAVINVQGDEPLVTGEQIRALAAGLKGGAAMSTLAVRFERPEDFANPNQVKVVRDRAGLALYFSRSPIPFARDQQGQIDVAWLSEHLVYRHLGLYAYTADFLSAFSSLEPGYLEELEKLEQLRAMEHGYKIHVGITDQPTIGIDTPEDVAAFEAALKKI from the coding sequence GTGCCCACCCGGCTCACGTCCTCCCGCTTCCCGCGCAAGCTGCTTCACCCCGTTCAGGGCAAACCGGTTATTCTCTGGACAGCGGAGCGCATTCGCGAGGTGGCTCCGGAGTTCCCGCTTTATTTTGCGGTGGACGATGCCGAGTTGGAAGACTGTCTCGGCGCCGCCGGCTACCAAACCGTGATGACTCGTCCCGATCATCCCAGTGGGACGGATCGACTCGCCGAAGCCAATGCCAGCGTCGGCGCGTCGGCCGTCATCAACGTGCAGGGCGACGAACCCCTCGTCACCGGCGAGCAGATCCGCGCCCTCGCCGCCGGCCTCAAAGGTGGCGCTGCCATGTCCACGCTTGCGGTCCGCTTCGAGCGGCCGGAGGACTTTGCCAATCCCAATCAGGTCAAAGTCGTCCGCGACCGCGCCGGCCTTGCGCTCTATTTCTCGCGCTCGCCTATTCCCTTCGCCCGCGATCAGCAGGGGCAAATCGACGTCGCCTGGCTTTCGGAGCATCTGGTCTACCGTCATCTCGGGCTCTACGCCTACACCGCTGATTTCCTATCCGCATTTTCCTCCCTGGAGCCGGGCTATCTGGAAGAGCTGGAAAAACTCGAGCAGCTCCGCGCCATGGAGCATGGGTACAAAATCCACGTCGGGATTACCGACCAGCCGACCATCGGAATCGATACACCCGAGGATGTGGCTGCCTTTGAAGCGGCCTTGAAGAAAATTTAG
- a CDS encoding substrate-binding domain-containing protein: MPFDILSPSEQVAQHLKKLILRGRWDRNLPGTPALSKETGIDRKTITAAIQLLEEQGVVQSQGAGRPRKIVLSEKQRRRGLKITLLLYDEGVKDKLYIQKLQSLLTAAGHTLEFSRRSLTSMGMDLEKVKRFVRANPSDVWIPTAASKEILEWFATQPFATIALFGRRREVPIAGAGPDKIGAIRELTQKLISLGHERIVMFSREERLHPSLGLFERVYLETLQANGIKAGSYNLPDWKSNARGFQECLDGLFKVTPPTALIIEESQFFVAALLELSRRGISIPEQISICCTDNDIVFEMCAPHVTCINWPSDPVVQHIVKWVRKVSRGKVNNKQVYTPASILEGGTIGPVPGARAQTGET, translated from the coding sequence ATGCCCTTCGACATCCTTTCCCCTTCTGAGCAGGTCGCTCAACATTTAAAGAAACTGATCCTGCGCGGTCGCTGGGACCGAAACCTTCCGGGCACGCCGGCGCTGTCCAAAGAAACCGGGATCGACCGTAAGACGATCACGGCGGCCATTCAGCTGCTGGAGGAACAGGGCGTTGTCCAATCCCAGGGGGCCGGGCGGCCGCGAAAGATCGTCCTGTCCGAGAAACAGCGGCGGAGGGGGTTAAAAATCACTCTTCTCCTTTATGATGAAGGGGTGAAGGACAAGCTCTATATTCAAAAACTGCAGAGCCTGCTGACGGCGGCCGGCCACACTCTGGAATTTTCCAGACGCAGCTTGACCAGCATGGGCATGGACCTCGAGAAGGTGAAGCGCTTTGTCCGGGCGAATCCCTCGGATGTTTGGATCCCGACCGCGGCCTCAAAGGAGATACTGGAATGGTTCGCCACCCAACCCTTCGCCACAATAGCGCTGTTTGGCCGTCGGCGCGAGGTCCCGATTGCCGGTGCAGGGCCCGATAAGATCGGGGCCATTCGGGAATTAACCCAAAAGCTCATCTCGCTGGGACATGAGCGCATCGTCATGTTCAGTCGGGAGGAGCGCTTACACCCCAGCCTGGGCCTCTTCGAACGGGTCTATTTGGAAACGCTGCAAGCCAACGGCATTAAAGCGGGCAGTTACAACCTGCCCGACTGGAAGAGTAATGCCAGAGGCTTTCAGGAGTGCCTGGACGGACTTTTTAAAGTGACACCCCCGACCGCACTGATCATCGAGGAAAGCCAGTTTTTCGTGGCGGCCCTGCTCGAGCTTTCGCGACGCGGCATTTCCATCCCCGAGCAAATCTCCATCTGCTGCACCGACAACGACATAGTTTTTGAAATGTGCGCCCCCCACGTGACCTGCATCAACTGGCCCTCCGACCCGGTGGTGCAGCATATTGTCAAATGGGTGAGAAAAGTTAGTCGCGGGAAAGTGAATAATAAGCAGGTCTACACCCCGGCCAGCATCCTGGAAGGCGGGACGATCGGTCCGGTGCCGGGGGCGCGTGCCCAAACGGGCGAGACATAA
- a CDS encoding PEP-CTERM sorting domain-containing protein (PEP-CTERM proteins occur, often in large numbers, in the proteomes of bacteria that also encode an exosortase, a predicted intramembrane cysteine proteinase. The presence of a PEP-CTERM domain at a protein's C-terminus predicts cleavage within the sorting domain, followed by covalent anchoring to some some component of the (usually Gram-negative) cell surface. Many PEP-CTERM proteins exhibit an unusual sequence composition that includes large numbers of potential glycosylation sites. Expression of one such protein has been shown restore the ability of a bacterium to form floc, a type of biofilm.) — MNDLPFIPTLSAVFLAVSALSAQTLFYEGFDYNTGDLSTETSGVWSDNGSTIESPGMSWGSLSVVGNKVTMSDDSSWTDIGSTFDTFMDDGDTLWFSVIINTISGSNPDFAFALSTDEGNDTNNVPLQNSGDGIGFRIKGGLEAATWSGGVVSSSSGVGYTSGTDLFVVGEIIFGATDTINIYTPGTDLVLGDVQQTVSASLTQSNFDTITFWNKTSDPRAETDEIRFGISYADVTPVPEPGTFALLGGLLALTSVMLRRRRS, encoded by the coding sequence ATGAATGACTTACCATTCATTCCCACACTTTCAGCAGTATTCTTGGCTGTTAGCGCGCTTAGCGCCCAGACGCTTTTCTACGAAGGTTTTGATTATAATACTGGCGATCTTTCTACTGAGACTTCAGGTGTATGGAGCGACAATGGTTCAACCATCGAGAGTCCGGGCATGTCTTGGGGGTCGCTTTCTGTTGTAGGCAACAAGGTTACCATGTCTGACGATTCTTCATGGACTGATATTGGCAGCACTTTTGACACATTCATGGATGACGGTGACACGCTTTGGTTCAGCGTGATTATCAACACGATTTCAGGCTCCAATCCTGATTTCGCTTTCGCCCTCAGTACTGACGAAGGAAATGATACAAATAACGTTCCTCTTCAAAACTCTGGCGATGGAATTGGTTTTCGTATTAAGGGTGGGCTGGAAGCGGCCACTTGGAGCGGAGGAGTTGTTAGCTCATCTAGCGGCGTAGGATATACCTCTGGAACTGACCTTTTCGTGGTTGGTGAAATTATTTTTGGCGCTACCGATACCATCAATATCTATACCCCTGGCACTGATCTGGTTCTGGGCGATGTCCAACAAACCGTATCGGCGTCTTTGACCCAGAGCAACTTCGACACTATCACATTTTGGAACAAAACGTCTGATCCTCGTGCCGAAACTGACGAAATCCGCTTTGGCATATCGTATGCCGATGTCACTCCTGTCCCGGAACCCGGCACCTTCGCGCTCCTCGGCGGCTTGCTCGCCTTGACTTCGGTCATGCTGCGCCGCCGTCGCAGCTAA
- a CDS encoding type II toxin-antitoxin system Phd/YefM family antitoxin codes for MEVKTGELRNQLSRYLKRVRQTGNSIIVLDRNRPVAEIRPYVEDAASARSDVWARRAQIEAQQGVFDEDFELPERKTHADKHANPLD; via the coding sequence ATGGAGGTGAAGACTGGAGAGCTACGTAACCAATTGAGCCGTTATCTCAAGCGGGTGCGGCAGACTGGAAATTCCATCATCGTCCTGGACCGCAATCGGCCGGTCGCGGAGATTCGCCCCTACGTGGAAGATGCGGCATCGGCTCGCTCCGATGTCTGGGCACGCCGGGCCCAGATTGAGGCCCAACAGGGTGTATTCGACGAGGACTTTGAGCTGCCGGAACGAAAGACCCACGCGGACAAGCATGCGAATCCCTTGGACTGA